A genomic window from Roseofilum casamattae BLCC-M143 includes:
- a CDS encoding M15 family metallopeptidase, translated as MTDNLPNFAISEETATSEEKAIVTDDIPEALRDAPPEALPLASEERAPNSAIAWWLGGAGLAIAAVAGIWLSSSRQPVADVASQASYSSATTTSASEPIDPDGESLSPAEPTEESNLLGHFAYEEAPVQELAAIVADGTFKLRQPAAEAFLDMQAAAEQDGVSLVPLSAFRTLSDQNYLFFELKAQRGQVASERAEVSAPPGYSEHHTGYAIDIGDGYVPSVDLSVGFENTAAFQWLQANAAYYSFELSFPPDNPQGIAYEPWHWRYVGDRHSLETFYKQREREQPEEQPANDE; from the coding sequence ATGACTGACAATCTGCCGAATTTTGCCATTTCAGAGGAAACAGCGACCTCGGAGGAAAAAGCGATCGTCACTGACGATATTCCAGAGGCGTTGCGAGATGCACCGCCTGAAGCGCTTCCTCTGGCTTCAGAGGAACGGGCGCCTAACTCGGCGATCGCGTGGTGGTTGGGAGGGGCAGGGCTGGCGATCGCTGCCGTCGCCGGAATTTGGCTCTCAAGCAGCCGTCAACCAGTGGCAGACGTGGCGTCTCAGGCGTCTTACTCGAGTGCGACAACGACTAGTGCTTCCGAACCAATCGATCCCGATGGGGAGTCTCTTTCGCCTGCCGAGCCAACGGAAGAGAGCAATCTACTGGGTCATTTTGCTTATGAGGAAGCTCCGGTACAGGAGTTAGCGGCGATTGTTGCTGATGGTACTTTCAAGTTGCGCCAGCCAGCGGCAGAAGCCTTCCTGGATATGCAGGCAGCAGCAGAACAAGATGGCGTGAGTTTGGTTCCGCTGTCGGCGTTCCGCACGTTGAGCGATCAGAACTATTTGTTTTTTGAGTTGAAAGCACAACGGGGACAAGTGGCGAGCGAACGGGCGGAGGTCAGCGCTCCTCCGGGATATAGCGAGCATCATACCGGGTATGCGATCGATATTGGTGATGGGTATGTTCCTTCGGTCGATCTGTCGGTGGGGTTTGAAAATACGGCAGCCTTTCAGTGGTTGCAAGCGAATGCAGCCTATTACAGTTTTGAGTTATCTTTTCCTCCGGATAATCCGCAAGGCATTGCCTACGAACCTTGGCATTGGCGCTATGTGGGCGATCGCCACAGTCTCGAAACGTTTTATAAACAGCGGGAGCGGGAGCAGCCCGAAGAACAACCCGCTAATGATGAGTAA
- a CDS encoding CHAT domain-containing protein, giving the protein MRSFKFLWPYAIAVSGIICPNGSFLPSALAQSIIPAQDGTGTVVIPMNGNQFNIQGGTQAGSNLFHSFEQLGLTQGQIANFIAQPQIQNILGRVVGGSPSVINGLIQLSNSSANLYLLNPAGIVFGPNSSLNVPAAFSATTADGIGFGGDRWFNVVGSNDWQTLTGDPQEFRFDSSNPGSIINFGQLEVSPEQTLRLIGGNTINLGRLSAPGGTIDIAAVPGANLVRISQSGHLLSLELPVASGQSSTTSQPITPLSLPQLLATAQLNHAENLTVNSAGQVVLTDSGVVLPDLAGVAVASGEIDVSGTTGGRVTVTGDRIGIIDSQINASGSLGGGTINIGGSFQGNGPLPNSSFTLINENSTINADALLDGDAGEIIIWSDQTTEFLGNISTRGGENSGNGGFVEVSGKGFLNYQGTTDTSAPQGTIGILLLDPTNIEVVDMITADTSDLTLVDEFSDADFNGSPDNITRIDATAISAASSNVTLQASETITFSAPVNITASGIAIAAESNNSIVVNSSITTNGGNINLSSPTINLNNFLVTSGGTVTIQGENTTATAVINTSSSTGDAGNISIEGAVSITTAELNASSSGGSSGGNGGNITLGATNAIDTGNISTASTSGDGGNISLTSSSAEIATGEINSSSDTAIAGNISLSANSNLQTVFTRAEGATTGGNVNLTSTNGFVRVTGSFSAQSGETASISTIGNTEGGTITISHAGNGSTAFIVGDAATNGTAAAITRGASTTSTIATTNSFINSHTQDSDNIEISTTATPTPTPTPTPTPTPTPTPEPSPEPSPEPSPEPSPEPSPEPSPEPSPEPSPEPSPEPSPEPSPEPSPEPSPEPSPEPSPEPSPEPSPEPSPGPSPGPSPGPSPGPAQPTDSGTPDNNSPDSLNNFQPAREGLDAPTNSGLDNGFGSEGDFGSEGNFGSEGDFGSEGNFGSEGDFGPEGDFGPEGDFGPEGDFGPEGDFGPEGDFGPEGDFGPEGDFGPEGDFGPEGDFGPEGDFGPEGEPGGPEGNFGPEGEPGGPEGNFGPEGEPGGPEGNFGPEGEPRGAINRPAEFQAAWAEVDNHIDVGNFNEAILSIEGLFSDELSLYTGQSYEVEQDESQSLEQFQERLAEVEELTGRTTVIAYVITREEQLDLVLVTPRGETIYRSVPNVQQEELLSTIEKFRGELTNVRKRNTTSYLPYSQQLYQWLIAPMEDDLEEIGADVLVFSMDVGLRSLPVAALHDGKQFLIEKYSLGLIPSLLLTNTEYQPLQGAEVLAFGASEFTQQAPLPAVPVELTTITGQLWNGRAFLNNDFTLNNLVSQREASPSQILHLATHAEFNQGAPKNSYIQLWNEQLTLDKLRTLGWNSPQVELLVLSACRTAVGDPSAELGFAGLAVQAGVKTALASLWYVSDEGTLALMTQFYEQLRNATIKSDALREAQMAMLRGEVRIEGGELRGSRGGTVPLPRVLADSSETSLAHPYYWSGFTMIGSPW; this is encoded by the coding sequence ATGCGCAGCTTTAAATTCCTCTGGCCCTATGCAATAGCTGTTAGTGGCATCATTTGCCCGAACGGTAGTTTCCTCCCTTCTGCCCTAGCTCAATCGATTATTCCCGCCCAAGATGGCACGGGCACGGTCGTTATCCCAATGAACGGCAATCAATTTAACATCCAAGGAGGAACCCAAGCCGGCAGCAATTTGTTTCACAGCTTCGAGCAGCTCGGGTTAACTCAAGGTCAAATCGCGAACTTTATTGCCCAGCCGCAGATCCAGAATATTTTAGGGCGCGTTGTAGGTGGCTCTCCCTCCGTCATTAATGGCTTAATTCAACTGAGCAATAGCAGCGCTAATTTATACCTACTCAACCCCGCCGGTATTGTCTTCGGCCCCAACTCCAGTCTGAACGTACCGGCAGCATTTTCAGCAACAACGGCTGATGGCATTGGGTTTGGCGGCGATCGCTGGTTTAATGTCGTTGGCTCCAATGATTGGCAAACCCTGACCGGAGACCCCCAGGAATTTCGCTTCGACAGTTCCAATCCCGGTAGCATCATTAACTTCGGTCAGCTTGAAGTCAGCCCAGAGCAAACCCTCAGACTAATTGGTGGCAATACGATTAATCTCGGCCGGTTATCGGCTCCTGGAGGAACCATCGACATCGCTGCTGTTCCCGGAGCCAACCTCGTGCGTATCTCTCAATCCGGCCATCTGCTCAGTCTCGAATTGCCCGTCGCTTCCGGTCAATCCAGCACCACTTCTCAACCCATTACCCCCCTCTCTCTCCCCCAACTGCTCGCCACCGCCCAATTAAACCATGCCGAAAATCTGACTGTAAATTCCGCAGGACAAGTCGTATTAACGGATTCTGGAGTCGTGTTGCCCGACCTTGCCGGAGTTGCTGTGGCCTCCGGAGAAATCGATGTTTCCGGAACAACTGGAGGACGAGTAACGGTAACCGGCGATCGCATCGGCATTATCGACAGTCAAATTAATGCCAGCGGTTCCCTCGGTGGAGGTACCATTAATATTGGCGGTTCCTTCCAAGGAAACGGCCCTCTACCCAACAGCTCCTTTACCCTAATTAACGAAAACAGCACCATTAACGCCGACGCCTTGCTCGATGGAGATGCTGGAGAAATTATCATTTGGAGCGACCAAACTACAGAATTTCTCGGTAACATTAGCACCAGAGGTGGAGAAAACTCCGGTAATGGTGGCTTTGTCGAAGTCTCCGGTAAAGGATTCCTCAACTACCAAGGCACAACAGATACCAGCGCTCCCCAAGGAACTATTGGCATCCTCCTGCTCGACCCCACCAACATTGAAGTGGTGGATATGATAACAGCAGATACCAGCGACCTGACCCTCGTCGATGAGTTTAGCGATGCTGACTTTAACGGTTCTCCCGACAATATCACTCGCATTGATGCCACCGCTATTAGCGCAGCCTCATCCAACGTCACCCTGCAAGCTAGTGAAACCATTACCTTCTCCGCCCCGGTCAATATCACTGCATCAGGTATCGCAATTGCTGCCGAATCGAATAATTCCATTGTCGTTAACTCCAGTATTACGACCAATGGCGGTAACATTAACCTCAGCTCCCCCACGATTAACCTCAACAACTTTCTCGTCACATCAGGTGGCACGGTCACTATCCAAGGAGAAAATACTACAGCCACTGCAGTCATTAATACTTCCAGCTCGACCGGCGATGCTGGTAATATTTCCATTGAAGGGGCAGTCAGTATTACGACAGCAGAACTCAATGCCAGCAGTAGTGGAGGCAGTAGTGGAGGCAATGGAGGAAATATTACCCTAGGTGCAACGAACGCGATCGATACGGGTAACATCAGTACTGCCAGTACCAGTGGTGATGGAGGGAACATTTCTCTGACCTCGTCGAGCGCAGAGATCGCGACTGGAGAAATTAACAGTAGCTCCGATACCGCGATCGCGGGTAATATTAGCCTCAGTGCCAACTCGAATCTGCAAACCGTATTTACCAGAGCAGAAGGAGCAACTACCGGAGGCAATGTCAATCTCACCTCTACAAATGGGTTTGTCCGCGTCACGGGAAGCTTTTCCGCCCAAAGTGGGGAAACAGCAAGTATCTCCACCATCGGCAATACTGAAGGAGGAACAATTACGATTAGTCATGCTGGCAATGGCAGTACGGCATTTATCGTTGGAGATGCCGCCACCAATGGCACAGCAGCAGCCATTACTAGAGGAGCGAGCACTACCTCAACCATCGCTACAACTAATTCCTTTATCAATAGCCATACTCAAGATTCAGACAATATCGAAATCTCGACGACGGCAACTCCAACCCCCACGCCAACCCCCACACCAACTCCAACCCCCACGCCAACCCCAGAACCTTCACCAGAACCTTCGCCAGAACCTTCGCCAGAACCTTCACCAGAACCTTCACCAGAACCTTCACCAGAACCTTCGCCAGAACCTTCACCAGAACCTTCGCCAGAACCTTCACCAGAACCTTCACCAGAACCTTCACCAGAACCTTCACCAGAACCTTCACCAGAACCTTCACCAGAACCTTCGCCAGAACCTTCGCCAGAACCTTCACCAGGACCTTCACCAGGACCTTCACCAGGACCTTCACCAGGACCGGCACAACCAACAGACTCAGGAACCCCAGATAACAACTCGCCTGATTCCTTGAATAATTTTCAGCCAGCTAGGGAAGGTTTGGATGCTCCTACAAACTCCGGTCTGGATAATGGTTTTGGCTCGGAAGGAGATTTTGGCTCGGAAGGGAACTTCGGCTCGGAAGGAGATTTTGGCTCGGAAGGGAACTTCGGCTCGGAAGGAGATTTTGGTCCAGAGGGAGATTTCGGTCCAGAGGGAGATTTCGGTCCGGAAGGAGATTTCGGTCCGGAAGGAGATTTCGGTCCAGAGGGAGATTTCGGTCCGGAAGGAGATTTCGGTCCGGAAGGAGATTTCGGTCCGGAAGGAGATTTCGGTCCGGAAGGAGATTTCGGTCCAGAGGGAGATTTCGGTCCGGAGGGAGAACCTGGGGGCCCGGAAGGTAATTTTGGTCCGGAGGGAGAACCTGGGGGCCCGGAAGGCAATTTTGGTCCGGAGGGAGAACCTGGGGGCCCGGAAGGCAATTTTGGTCCGGAGGGAGAACCCAGGGGAGCCATCAACCGACCGGCCGAATTCCAAGCTGCTTGGGCTGAGGTCGATAACCACATTGATGTGGGTAACTTTAATGAAGCCATTTTATCCATCGAAGGATTGTTCAGCGATGAATTATCCCTATACACGGGCCAGTCTTATGAAGTGGAGCAAGACGAGAGTCAATCCTTAGAACAATTTCAAGAGCGCTTGGCAGAAGTTGAAGAACTCACAGGTCGAACTACAGTCATTGCTTATGTCATTACCCGAGAAGAACAATTGGACTTAGTTCTGGTGACTCCTCGAGGGGAAACTATCTACCGGAGCGTACCCAATGTACAACAGGAAGAGTTACTCAGCACGATCGAGAAATTTCGGGGAGAATTGACCAATGTGCGCAAGCGCAATACGACGAGTTACCTACCTTATTCGCAACAACTGTATCAATGGTTAATTGCTCCAATGGAAGATGACTTAGAGGAAATTGGTGCGGATGTTCTGGTTTTTAGTATGGATGTCGGCCTTCGCTCTCTCCCTGTAGCAGCTTTACACGATGGCAAGCAATTTCTGATTGAAAAGTATAGTCTCGGTTTAATTCCCAGTTTGCTCCTGACCAATACAGAGTACCAACCATTGCAAGGGGCAGAAGTCTTGGCTTTTGGAGCATCAGAATTCACGCAACAAGCTCCTTTGCCTGCCGTACCGGTGGAGTTAACTACGATTACCGGACAGTTGTGGAATGGAAGAGCATTTCTCAATAATGACTTTACTTTGAATAATTTGGTCTCGCAACGGGAGGCTTCCCCTTCGCAAATTCTTCATTTGGCGACTCATGCGGAGTTTAATCAAGGTGCGCCTAAAAATTCCTATATTCAACTTTGGAACGAACAGTTAACGTTGGATAAGTTGAGAACTTTAGGATGGAACAGTCCGCAAGTTGAGTTGTTGGTATTGAGTGCGTGTCGCACGGCTGTTGGCGACCCTTCGGCGGAGTTGGGGTTTGCGGGTTTAGCAGTACAAGCTGGCGTGAAAACGGCTTTGGCCAGTCTCTGGTATGTTTCTGACGAGGGCACTTTGGCACTCATGACTCAGTTTTACGAGCAGTTAAGGAACGCTACGATTAAGTCGGATGCTTTGCGAGAAGCACAGATGGCTATGCTGCGGGGAGAGGTGCGCATTGAGGGCGGAGAACTGCGCGGAAGTCGGGGAGGGACGGTTCCCTTGCCGAGGGTGTTAGCTGATTCGTCGGAAACGAGTTTGGCTCATCCTTATTATTGGTCTGGGTTCACAATGATTGGTTCGCCTTGGTAG
- a CDS encoding YbjN domain-containing protein, with amino-acid sequence MYSSCSTFTFQTPTELLNLQFQGVNLVQPEGELLGCELHLQIYPEQHDRIIHEHLFCLQPEFRTSFSNGEFLSTGLIYIVLMLDPEYLEALESYSDVETVAEFLLAEPLTSPLHHTDNWMLMRTFQKSALGATGYRTLWDYCDFTTFANNDDPEAEFMNMVTRFMAESTLTDTLAKSLNFPQKAAVATMQGLSEALLRSLPGLLRQDEDSTENLSGAIAKIFQMVLNEQLEDLSETLSEVIDDEDELAEEMDEWFAGSSLLATGLFDLVTAFFESENWPFEKIPGELMVRSLFESSVGTWLCLAEVKAESNQFIFYAIAPNPVPEERRAEIAELLMCINYSEISFGNFELDFEDGEFRYRNGLDFTGSQPNMTLIKNVVEQAIATMERYYPIILQVNICYSSNPFGN; translated from the coding sequence ATGTATTCCAGCTGCTCGACTTTCACCTTCCAAACTCCTACTGAACTTCTAAATCTCCAGTTTCAAGGAGTCAATCTCGTGCAACCGGAAGGAGAACTGCTCGGTTGCGAGTTGCACCTGCAAATTTATCCGGAACAGCACGATCGCATTATTCACGAACATCTATTTTGCCTGCAACCGGAGTTTCGCACCAGTTTCTCGAATGGGGAGTTTCTTTCTACCGGTCTCATCTATATCGTACTGATGCTCGATCCGGAGTATCTAGAAGCCTTGGAATCTTATAGCGATGTAGAAACCGTTGCCGAGTTCTTACTGGCAGAACCTTTAACTTCTCCGTTGCACCATACGGATAATTGGATGCTGATGCGCACTTTTCAGAAATCTGCACTGGGAGCAACGGGATATCGCACCTTATGGGATTATTGCGATTTTACAACTTTCGCTAATAATGACGATCCGGAAGCCGAGTTTATGAACATGGTGACTCGCTTTATGGCTGAGTCTACTCTAACGGACACTCTAGCTAAATCTCTGAATTTTCCGCAAAAAGCTGCGGTGGCTACGATGCAGGGATTAAGTGAGGCTTTGTTGCGATCGCTCCCCGGTTTATTGCGCCAAGATGAGGATAGCACGGAAAATTTGAGTGGCGCGATCGCCAAAATCTTTCAAATGGTGCTCAACGAACAACTCGAAGACCTCTCAGAAACCCTATCCGAAGTGATAGACGATGAGGATGAGTTAGCCGAAGAAATGGATGAATGGTTTGCAGGTTCTTCTCTGCTTGCCACTGGACTGTTCGATCTGGTGACTGCCTTTTTCGAGTCAGAAAACTGGCCCTTTGAAAAAATTCCGGGAGAGTTGATGGTGCGATCGCTATTTGAAAGTAGCGTTGGGACTTGGTTGTGTTTGGCAGAAGTCAAAGCCGAGAGCAACCAATTTATATTTTATGCGATCGCGCCTAACCCAGTTCCGGAAGAACGACGAGCCGAAATTGCCGAACTGTTGATGTGCATTAACTATTCGGAAATTAGTTTTGGCAACTTCGAGCTAGACTTTGAAGATGGGGAGTTTCGCTATCGCAACGGACTTGACTTTACCGGAAGCCAACCGAATATGACATTAATTAAAAATGTTGTCGAGCAAGCGATCGCTACTATGGAACGCTATTATCCCATCATCTTGCAAGTTAATATTTGCTATAGTTCAAATCCTTTTGGAAATTGA
- a CDS encoding pentapeptide repeat-containing protein encodes MKVSELRQRYDNGQRNFCQINLANADLREANLCEIDLSRANLIKANLSGATLGGAIFTQAFMDRVNLMGANLIGANLQETCLHEASLSQANLQGANLQKANLSESNLSGSILNHANLRGASLSRTKLIEASMCHTILEYANLSHAILNSATLKQAKLAHSILCQATLEIADLQQADLSQAILVGSNFRRANLRETSLRSSNLMGTSLRAADLHKATLYRAQLHWANFSQADLSEAVLMDTDFSLSNLSESNLAGASIAGAQFPKGFEL; translated from the coding sequence ATGAAGGTTTCAGAATTACGGCAACGGTATGACAATGGACAGCGTAATTTTTGCCAAATTAATTTAGCCAATGCTGACTTGCGAGAAGCAAATCTCTGTGAAATTGATTTAAGCCGAGCTAACTTAATCAAAGCGAATTTATCTGGAGCAACCTTAGGTGGAGCCATCTTCACTCAAGCTTTTATGGATCGAGTGAATTTGATGGGTGCTAATTTAATTGGAGCTAATTTACAAGAAACCTGCCTGCATGAAGCCTCTCTCAGCCAAGCCAACTTACAAGGAGCTAACTTACAAAAAGCTAACTTGAGCGAAAGCAATCTGAGTGGTTCGATTCTCAATCATGCTAATTTGCGCGGAGCATCGTTAAGCCGTACGAAATTGATTGAAGCCTCAATGTGCCATACTATTCTCGAATACGCGAACTTAAGTCATGCTATTCTCAATAGTGCAACTTTGAAACAAGCAAAATTAGCCCACAGTATCTTGTGCCAAGCTACCCTAGAAATCGCCGATTTGCAACAAGCCGATCTGAGTCAAGCCATTTTAGTCGGCAGTAACTTTCGCCGTGCTAACCTGCGCGAAACCAGTTTGCGATCGAGCAATCTGATGGGAACCTCCTTACGCGCTGCCGATCTGCACAAAGCGACTCTCTACCGCGCGCAACTGCATTGGGCAAACTTCAGTCAAGCCGATCTGAGCGAAGCCGTATTAATGGATACCGACTTTAGCCTATCCAATTTGTCAGAATCTAATCTCGCCGGCGCATCAATTGCCGGCGCTCAATTTCCAAAAGGATTTGAACTATAG